A stretch of Leptospira andrefontaineae DNA encodes these proteins:
- a CDS encoding LIC_12708 family protein, which produces MQNSFTFKIWTSSVRKYLPFFLTSILVIGACSKFRVDDYNPYLYGRVKLGKDLKELQVSIVNRVPTNVPNQVAVASGVIYVPDFEQSLIKAFNSDGDLKFVIGNSKEKQDKVKTYNIKLGRIGLVTVSDGDDIYVQSRISREDAKSDKVAENIYTKKSGEFRTEAEEAVPSVILKINDSGKLSQTIYADGVGGSIPFGYVERMEAGNNDLLFVFHRQNGVMRLSIFDESGKLKQKVEGSDFKDSLNQGEAYTWYVDSFISHPDGEYVLGSFSFYETKSGRFKNRKILKYELKDKRITPIKEIQDPSETLYWVLNNDNFFIWETEVEEGNSIRLQVHDEDGNHVNNIRLNYPPPRGLWRETWMDTNDEIYSMKIRSGYLEIHKWK; this is translated from the coding sequence ATGCAAAATTCTTTTACTTTCAAAATTTGGACCTCATCTGTCCGCAAATACCTTCCTTTTTTCTTAACTTCTATCTTAGTGATAGGAGCTTGTTCCAAATTCCGAGTGGATGATTATAATCCTTATCTATACGGAAGAGTTAAATTAGGAAAAGATTTAAAAGAATTACAAGTAAGCATAGTCAATCGGGTTCCGACAAATGTTCCGAACCAAGTTGCAGTTGCTTCCGGAGTGATTTACGTTCCAGACTTCGAACAATCTCTGATCAAAGCGTTTAACTCGGACGGAGATCTGAAGTTTGTGATCGGAAACTCCAAAGAAAAACAAGACAAAGTCAAAACTTATAATATTAAATTAGGTAGAATTGGATTAGTTACCGTTTCCGATGGAGACGATATCTATGTTCAATCTAGAATTTCTAGAGAAGATGCAAAGTCAGATAAAGTAGCTGAAAACATTTATACAAAAAAATCCGGAGAATTTCGCACGGAAGCGGAAGAAGCAGTTCCTTCTGTAATCTTAAAAATAAATGATTCCGGAAAACTTTCCCAAACAATCTACGCTGACGGTGTAGGAGGTTCTATTCCATTCGGTTATGTGGAAAGAATGGAAGCAGGAAACAACGACCTATTATTTGTTTTCCATAGGCAGAATGGAGTTATGAGACTCAGCATTTTTGACGAGTCCGGAAAATTAAAACAAAAGGTAGAAGGTTCCGATTTCAAAGATTCTCTGAATCAAGGTGAAGCTTACACTTGGTATGTGGATTCTTTCATCTCTCATCCGGATGGAGAATATGTGCTTGGATCTTTTAGTTTTTACGAAACCAAATCCGGAAGATTTAAGAATAGAAAGATCTTAAAATACGAACTCAAAGACAAAAGGATCACTCCGATCAAAGAGATACAAGATCCTTCCGAAACATTATATTGGGTCCTGAACAATGATAACTTCTTCATCTGGGAAACAGAAGTAGAAGAAGGAAATTCGATCCGACTACAAGTCCACGACGAAGATGGAAATCATGTAAATAATATCCGACTCAACTACCCTCCTCCTCGCGGACTCTGGAGAGAAACTTGGATGGATACAAACGATGAAATCTATTCCATGAAGATCAGATCCGGTTATTTAGAGATCCATAAATGGAAATAA
- a CDS encoding bifunctional ADP-dependent NAD(P)H-hydrate dehydratase/NAD(P)H-hydrate epimerase: protein MNGSPPNFQVLFSEEEAKLLDEQTIRDRKISGTLLMGFAAVSIFQTWEEVFRAAKKVIILCGSGNNGGDGYALAQFLRAEGILVEIYSKEGNLSEETKYYKNLTEELKLPNFPLEKFKSDLVNPREVIVDSLLGTGFKSPLSGEISKAIAEIRSAKERLKDSLLILSVDAVSGYSPDEKIPFTADILADIGSPKIKNVFYPLSKDRKSFHPIGFLRQEFKTSKYLLPRANKEELVSKLAREKDSHKYKNGSAVFIGGSEGMSGAILSSALAFQELGGGISQILTPSANTLIKVLKKDPSFMISELETSKKSTDFPFLKKARVVCVGPGLTPSDLPHFSFSKETTLIFDAGALKYLDDKHLGPRTILTPHLGEWSSITGKKVQSQYSALEDANIWAKEKGTYLLLKGPVSILFTPEGNSYFWEFQEPKLAVMGTGDLLVGILTFFLSKGEDMIESVRLSQSVLLYCAEECKGYPTAGRIRKKIRTLTEWQNF from the coding sequence ATGAACGGGTCTCCTCCTAATTTCCAGGTTTTATTTAGCGAAGAAGAAGCAAAACTCCTAGACGAGCAAACCATCCGAGACAGAAAAATTTCGGGAACCTTGCTCATGGGATTTGCAGCAGTTTCCATCTTTCAAACCTGGGAAGAAGTTTTTAGAGCCGCAAAAAAGGTCATCATACTATGCGGTTCCGGGAATAACGGAGGAGACGGATATGCTTTAGCCCAATTTTTAAGGGCAGAAGGTATACTCGTGGAGATTTACTCCAAAGAAGGAAACCTCTCCGAAGAAACAAAATATTATAAAAATCTAACGGAAGAACTTAAGCTCCCAAATTTTCCTTTGGAAAAATTTAAGTCTGATCTTGTAAATCCGCGAGAAGTAATAGTAGATTCCCTTTTAGGGACAGGGTTCAAGAGCCCATTATCAGGAGAAATTTCAAAAGCCATTGCAGAAATACGTTCTGCGAAAGAAAGATTAAAGGATTCTTTGCTCATTTTAAGCGTAGATGCGGTTTCCGGATATTCTCCTGACGAAAAAATCCCATTTACAGCAGATATTCTAGCGGATATCGGATCTCCTAAGATCAAAAATGTATTCTATCCTTTATCTAAGGACAGAAAATCATTTCATCCAATCGGATTCCTCCGACAAGAATTCAAAACTTCCAAATATCTATTACCCAGAGCAAACAAAGAAGAACTAGTTTCTAAACTTGCCAGAGAAAAAGATTCCCATAAATACAAGAACGGCTCTGCAGTATTCATAGGTGGATCAGAAGGAATGTCGGGGGCAATCCTATCTTCTGCACTTGCATTCCAAGAATTAGGTGGAGGAATTTCCCAAATACTCACTCCTTCCGCAAATACTCTCATAAAGGTTTTGAAAAAAGATCCTTCTTTCATGATTTCCGAATTGGAAACTTCTAAAAAATCCACTGATTTTCCTTTTCTGAAGAAGGCAAGAGTTGTCTGTGTCGGGCCTGGGCTTACTCCTTCCGATCTTCCTCACTTTTCCTTTTCTAAAGAAACAACTCTGATTTTTGATGCGGGCGCATTAAAATATTTGGATGATAAACATCTAGGTCCGCGTACGATACTCACTCCCCATTTAGGGGAATGGTCTTCCATCACTGGTAAAAAGGTCCAAAGTCAATATTCTGCATTAGAAGATGCAAATATTTGGGCAAAAGAAAAGGGAACATACTTACTCTTAAAAGGGCCCGTTTCAATTCTATTTACACCCGAAGGAAATTCATACTTCTGGGAATTCCAAGAACCTAAACTTGCCGTCATGGGTACAGGTGATCTACTTGTTGGAATTCTAACATTTTTCTTATCCAAAGGAGAAGATATGATAGAATCAGTCAGACTTTCCCAAAGTGTTCTTTTATACTGCGCGGAAGAATGTAAAGGGTATCCTACAGCGGGCAGAATACGCAAGAAGATCCGGACTCTGACCGAGTGGCAAAACTTTTAA
- the rimP gene encoding ribosome maturation factor RimP, whose protein sequence is MYALMVSQRPNHTLIEVELDHLEHPYGSVSLLECEQVSRKLNEELEQISPDLNYTLKVSSAGAERKLVIPEDLDRFRGIPVRLVYKSEGSGDKEGIFKILDRKEDRIFLEPFSKRKTKGSKKKEVILELKDILKGNLYVSI, encoded by the coding sequence CTGTATGCACTCATGGTTAGCCAAAGGCCAAACCATACGCTGATCGAGGTAGAGTTGGATCACCTCGAACACCCGTACGGTTCCGTCAGCCTTCTGGAATGTGAGCAAGTTTCCAGAAAACTGAATGAAGAGTTGGAGCAGATCTCACCAGATCTGAACTATACTCTCAAGGTTTCTTCCGCTGGTGCGGAAAGAAAGCTGGTGATTCCCGAGGATCTGGATAGATTCCGTGGAATACCGGTCCGACTCGTCTATAAATCAGAAGGGTCGGGCGATAAAGAAGGAATCTTTAAGATTCTGGATAGGAAAGAAGACAGGATCTTTTTAGAACCGTTTTCCAAGAGGAAGACAAAAGGTTCTAAAAAAAAGGAAGTCATTCTGGAATTGAAGGATATACTGAAAGGAAATTTGTACGTAAGTATTTGA